The following are from one region of the Canis lupus baileyi chromosome 25, mCanLup2.hap1, whole genome shotgun sequence genome:
- the HEBP1 gene encoding heme-binding protein 1 — protein sequence MLGMIKNSLFGSVETWPWQVVSQGGKEEVSYEERTCEGGRFATVEVTDKPVDEGLREAMPKVMKYVGGTNDKGIGMGMTVPVSFAVFPGDDGSLQKKLKVWFRIPNQFQSNPPVPTDDSIKIEERESITVYSLQFGGYAKEADYVAHAAQLRTALEGTATCRSDIYFCTGYDPPMKPYGRRNEVWLVKA from the exons ATGCTGGGCATGATCAAGAACTCGCTGTTCGGGAGCGTAGAGACGTGGCCTTGGCAGGTTGTGAGCCAAGGGGGCAAG GAAGAAGTCTCCTATGAGGAAAGGACCTGTGAAGGTGGGCGGTTTGCCACAGTGGAAGTGACTGATAAGCCTGTGGATGAGGGTCTAAGGGAAGCAATGCCCAAAGTCATGAAGTACGTGGGAGGCACCAATGACAAGG ggATTGGAATGGGGATGACAGttcctgtttcctttgctgtgtttcCTGGTGATGATGGCTCCctacagaagaaattaaaagtctGGTTCCGGATTCCAAACCAGTTTCAAAGCAACCCGCCGGTTCCCACTGATGACAGCATTAAGATCGAGGAGAGGGAAAGCATCACTGTCTATTCCCT GCAATTTGGTGGTTATGCCAAGGAAGCTGACTACGTAGCTCATGCCGCCCAGCTCCGTACTGCCCTAGAGGGCACGGCCACTTGCCGGAGTGACATCTACTTCTGCACTGGGTATGACCCTCCCATGAAGCCCTACGGACGTCGCAATGAGGTCTGGCTGGTGAAAGCATGA